From Microbacterium sp. 10M-3C3:
ATGAAGGCGAGCACGAGCGCGAGCGACAGGGCGGGGTACAGCCGCGCGAAGGCCGCCCCGCGCAGCACCTTCCACGCGCCGGCGGCCAGCAGGGCGACGACCACGAGCGCGAGCACGGGCGTCATCGCCGCGGCGAGCGCATCCGCACCCGGACCGGTGACCTCGTACGTGATGATGTCGCTGTTGTAGAACACGGATGCGCCGGGGGCGCGCAGCATCGCGAGCCACACGAACGGCGTGCTGACCGTCGCCTCGACCTGCAGTCCGCGACCGGTCTGGTCGCCGACGAAGCCGAACGCGAACGCGCCGCCTCCCGCCGCCACGACGACAGCCAGCACGACCGCCGTGACGATCGCCGCCGAGGCGAGCACGGCGACGCGCCGCCGCAGCGCGACGAGCGCCGCGGCGATCATCGCGGCGGGCCAGATCTTGATCCACGTGCCCACCGCCAAGAGGGTCCCGGCGAGCCACGGCCGGCGCACGAGCCACAGCGCGCCCGCGATCGCGAGGGGAACCGTGGCGGCGTCGAGCCGGTACAGGGCGACGGGGCCGAGCGTGAAGATCGCGCCGAGCCAGAACCACGCCGCCGTCCGGCGTCCGCGCGAACGGGCGTCGCCGACGAGGAGCGCGAAGCCGGC
This genomic window contains:
- a CDS encoding glycosyltransferase 87 family protein — encoded protein: MSRRAPLWVAFVLVHAAVAWAGWNLPSQPMGDVYHVYEPWSLNALTGQGVVGITEKWVYPQLALVPMVLAWGLAWIGSYIQGWWLLTVLLNAAGFALLVGDARSRGRRTAAWFWLGAIFTLGPVALYRLDAATVPLAIAGALWLVRRPWLAGTLLAVGTWIKIWPAAMIAAALVALRRRVAVLASAAIVTAVVLAVVVAAGGGAFAFGFVGDQTGRGLQVEATVSTPFVWLAMLRAPGASVFYNSDIITYEVTGPGADALAAAMTPVLALVVVALLAAGAWKVLRGAAFARLYPALSLALVLAFIVANKVGSPQYLAWIVPPLALGLVLDRVRWAGPAAIVLVASGLTQLVYPVMYDRLLATELTPVLVLSLRNLSLVVLLVWACVELARVPARAGFALMLERRAAARA